In Candidatus Ancaeobacter aquaticus, a single genomic region encodes these proteins:
- the tyrS gene encoding tyrosine--tRNA ligase, which produces MDIQKQLQIITKGVFEIISEVDLKKKLQIAEKEKRPLRIKAGFDPSAPDLHLGHTVLLRKLKHFQDCGHEIYFLIGDFTGRIGDPTGKNELRKQLSKEDVDKNAKTYQKQVFKILDEKKTKIVFNSAWFEKMTSVEMIKLTGHATVAQLLARADFRERYENQKDISVLEFMYPLLQGYDSVHLKSDVELGGTDQKFNLLMGREMQKDYGQDPQVLLMMPILEGTDGVQKMSKSLDNYVPLDSGDTVQEKAYNMYGPLMSISDELMMRYWDLLTDVSLDDIEGMKHQIKEGKLHPKKCKQNLARMIISGYYGEESAEESEKLFEAKHGKSADTKVVFDSSAEEVVIKRSQLDSDSVWVCKLLLLAGCASSNSNARRLIEQGGVTLDNQKISDCKAEILIENKQYFLQVGKKKYVKITIEND; this is translated from the coding sequence AAGGCCCTTACGTATCAAGGCAGGATTTGACCCAAGTGCTCCTGATCTTCATTTGGGGCATACCGTCTTACTCAGAAAACTAAAACATTTTCAGGATTGTGGGCACGAGATTTATTTTTTAATTGGCGATTTCACCGGTCGCATTGGTGATCCGACAGGAAAAAATGAGCTCCGCAAACAGCTTTCAAAAGAAGATGTAGATAAGAATGCAAAGACATATCAGAAGCAGGTCTTTAAGATACTGGATGAAAAGAAAACAAAAATAGTATTCAATAGTGCGTGGTTTGAGAAAATGACATCTGTTGAAATGATCAAACTTACTGGCCATGCTACGGTTGCACAACTTTTAGCGCGTGCAGATTTTAGAGAACGTTATGAAAATCAAAAAGATATAAGTGTGTTGGAGTTTATGTATCCTCTTTTGCAGGGATACGATTCGGTGCACCTAAAATCTGATGTTGAGCTCGGGGGGACCGACCAAAAGTTCAATCTTCTTATGGGGAGAGAAATGCAAAAAGACTATGGGCAGGATCCTCAGGTTCTTCTCATGATGCCTATACTTGAGGGGACTGATGGCGTGCAGAAAATGAGTAAGAGCCTTGATAATTATGTTCCCCTGGATAGCGGCGATACGGTGCAGGAAAAAGCATATAATATGTATGGCCCGCTCATGTCGATCTCTGATGAGTTGATGATGCGTTATTGGGATCTTTTAACTGATGTGTCACTTGATGATATTGAGGGCATGAAACATCAGATTAAAGAAGGGAAATTACACCCAAAAAAGTGCAAACAAAATTTAGCGCGTATGATAATTTCTGGATATTATGGCGAAGAATCAGCGGAAGAATCAGAGAAATTATTTGAAGCAAAACATGGCAAGAGTGCAGATACTAAAGTGGTATTTGATTCATCAGCCGAAGAGGTGGTAATTAAGCGTTCACAGCTCGATAGCGATTCTGTTTGGGTGTGTAAGCTATTACTGCTTGCCGGCTGTGCAAGCAGTAATAGCAATGCTCGGCGATTGATTGAGCAAGGTGGTGTTACCTTAGATAATCAAAAAATATCTGATTGTAAAGCTGAAATCCTGATCGAAAATAAGCAGTATTTTTTGCAGGTTGGGAAGAAGAAATACGTAAAAATTACGATCGAAAATGACTGA